A window of the Mucilaginibacter sp. cycad4 genome harbors these coding sequences:
- a CDS encoding SusC/RagA family TonB-linked outer membrane protein: MRKLILYLMLCCISCSFLNPVYAQTNGVIVQGKVKDTEGKAIAGATVSEKGIPANGTVTDMEGRFQLKLKGNSNTIIISLIGYKRIEAKAGDKNTSYTLQVDEQSLNDVVVVGYQSQSRREVTAAVSSIKGKDIANIPQASFDQMLQGRLPGVSVLSSTGELGAKTNIVIRGSTNVDFGNANGGNSGPLYVIDGVIFDVNAIGTAYGNNNPLALINPADIESIDVLKDASAAAIYGARGGNGVIIVKTKQAKRGKPQVSISAFAGVTTSPNLIKVTTGAAERALKLKLLQGQLGYNNIQQGVIPRALTDSLNPAFNNDVDWQGLLIRKTTVVNSQSAAVAGYAGTTSYRLSVNHYNEQGVLNGYGLEKITPHLNLTIQPLKKMSIAVDLLMSSQRQSHGVGGAGAYLFTAWNFPSSLLQLSPEQVAVYSGKTHYYDDNRTFTIVGSVHLTDTLAKNLTFNSTYGSTNYTDKYDYFSPQILNGTLNTAYSTVSSSPSWSFENLLQYNKDFGKHRFVFAVGASLYSYENNYNYSSAAGINVSGIYSVQTVPAGINLNTNTSYSRKTTESYYGRLNYDYAGKYLFTASFRRDATSIYSPQYRWGTFPAMAIGWIASDEPFFTPIKKVVNFLKFRASYGIDGKDPGQWYSKYQTLSTDASSLAGTNGTINPNGYLGGSPSTYNGTTVISPFPYYNNFYSFGVKSSNSVRWEKDHQVDFGADMELFNSRVNITVDWYQKDAKDVFFYNVPAQATSGYQYYSGNYVDIRNHGLEFAANINVMGPKSPFKWNFNFNVSINQNLVTKLPNNNRDFLFGDSWFYKTLTLGEPLFSYRVFHTNGVYATNADVPSDPTTGRKETYYGVPLQAGDPKYVDVNGDYNITNDDKYIAGNPNPKYTGGFGSSFNYKRVTLSFFASFVAGRKILNGALSDALNGTRNLGSWGPAAGVATFTNTLNQFWQVPGDQTTYARLVYPNGSQTDPWNIGTDYFIRDGSFIKLKNVTLGYDLPDRWLKSLGLKRVNVYVMGDNLAIWKKAKDIADPELVDATTGSSNVIYPTAAKYTLGLNIDL, from the coding sequence ATGAGAAAACTTATACTATACCTTATGCTGTGCTGCATATCCTGTAGTTTCCTTAACCCTGTTTACGCTCAAACTAATGGCGTTATAGTGCAGGGAAAGGTAAAAGATACAGAAGGAAAAGCAATAGCCGGCGCAACAGTCTCCGAAAAAGGAATTCCGGCCAACGGGACTGTAACTGACATGGAAGGCCGGTTTCAACTTAAACTTAAAGGCAATTCAAATACAATTATTATCAGTTTGATAGGTTACAAACGGATTGAAGCCAAAGCGGGCGACAAAAATACATCATATACGCTACAAGTGGATGAACAGTCATTAAACGATGTAGTTGTGGTTGGTTATCAAAGTCAAAGCAGGAGGGAAGTTACCGCAGCGGTATCATCGATAAAAGGCAAGGATATTGCCAACATACCGCAAGCCAGCTTTGACCAGATGCTGCAGGGGCGGCTGCCCGGTGTGAGCGTGTTGTCAAGCACCGGTGAGTTAGGAGCGAAAACGAATATCGTTATCCGCGGATCAACCAATGTTGACTTTGGCAATGCCAATGGGGGCAATTCAGGCCCATTATATGTTATTGACGGGGTTATATTTGATGTAAACGCAATAGGAACAGCATATGGCAATAATAACCCGCTTGCATTAATTAACCCCGCCGATATTGAATCGATAGATGTATTGAAGGATGCATCGGCTGCCGCTATTTATGGTGCAAGAGGCGGTAATGGTGTCATTATCGTAAAAACAAAACAAGCCAAAAGAGGTAAGCCGCAGGTATCAATTTCGGCATTTGCAGGCGTAACAACGTCGCCTAATTTAATTAAAGTTACCACCGGTGCGGCAGAACGCGCTTTAAAGCTAAAATTACTGCAAGGGCAGCTGGGTTATAATAACATACAGCAAGGCGTAATCCCGAGGGCATTAACAGATAGTTTAAATCCTGCTTTTAACAATGATGTAGACTGGCAGGGATTATTGATCAGGAAAACAACGGTAGTGAATAGCCAGAGTGCCGCTGTCGCGGGTTACGCTGGCACAACATCATACCGTTTATCGGTAAACCATTACAACGAGCAGGGTGTACTTAACGGTTATGGACTTGAAAAAATTACGCCTCATTTAAACCTTACCATCCAGCCGCTCAAAAAAATGTCTATCGCGGTTGACTTGTTGATGAGTTCACAAAGACAGAGCCATGGTGTAGGCGGCGCGGGCGCCTATTTGTTTACAGCCTGGAACTTTCCGAGCTCGTTGTTGCAGCTTAGTCCGGAGCAGGTTGCTGTTTACAGCGGGAAGACCCATTATTATGATGATAACCGGACATTTACCATTGTTGGTTCGGTTCACCTGACAGATACTTTAGCAAAAAACCTGACATTCAACAGTACCTACGGGTCAACAAATTATACCGACAAATACGATTATTTTTCGCCGCAGATACTTAATGGTACGTTGAACACCGCTTACAGTACCGTAAGCAGCAGCCCGTCATGGTCATTTGAAAACCTATTGCAATACAACAAGGATTTTGGGAAACACCGGTTTGTTTTTGCAGTGGGCGCATCGTTGTACAGTTATGAAAATAATTATAATTACTCGTCTGCAGCAGGTATCAATGTTTCAGGAATATACTCTGTGCAAACCGTACCTGCGGGTATCAACCTCAATACTAATACCAGCTATTCGCGTAAAACTACCGAATCATATTATGGCAGGCTTAATTATGATTATGCGGGCAAATACCTGTTTACGGCAAGTTTCCGGCGCGATGCTACGTCTATTTATAGTCCGCAGTACCGTTGGGGCACATTCCCGGCTATGGCTATCGGGTGGATAGCATCTGACGAGCCGTTTTTTACCCCGATAAAAAAAGTAGTTAACTTTTTAAAATTTAGGGCCAGTTACGGTATCGACGGTAAAGATCCCGGCCAGTGGTATTCAAAATACCAAACGCTGAGTACCGATGCCAGTAGTTTGGCAGGCACTAACGGAACGATTAACCCTAACGGTTATTTAGGTGGTTCCCCAAGCACGTATAATGGCACTACAGTAATTTCCCCTTTCCCGTATTATAACAACTTTTACAGTTTTGGGGTGAAATCAAGCAATAGCGTACGTTGGGAAAAAGACCACCAGGTTGATTTCGGTGCAGATATGGAGCTGTTTAACAGCCGTGTTAATATAACTGTTGATTGGTACCAGAAAGATGCGAAAGATGTATTTTTTTATAACGTGCCTGCGCAGGCCACAAGCGGTTATCAATACTACTCAGGGAATTATGTAGATATCCGTAACCATGGCCTCGAGTTTGCCGCAAACATCAACGTTATGGGGCCTAAATCTCCATTTAAATGGAATTTTAATTTTAATGTATCTATCAACCAAAACCTTGTCACCAAGCTGCCAAATAACAATAGGGACTTTCTTTTTGGCGACTCATGGTTTTATAAAACCCTTACCCTTGGCGAGCCTTTATTCAGCTACAGGGTGTTTCATACCAACGGTGTTTACGCAACCAATGCCGATGTGCCTTCAGACCCCACTACAGGTAGAAAAGAGACTTATTATGGAGTGCCGCTCCAGGCTGGCGACCCCAAATATGTTGACGTAAACGGCGATTATAATATTACCAATGATGATAAATACATTGCAGGTAACCCGAACCCTAAATATACAGGCGGGTTTGGCAGTTCCTTCAATTACAAACGTGTTACTTTGAGCTTTTTTGCCTCGTTTGTTGCGGGCAGGAAAATATTAAATGGTGCTTTATCTGATGCGCTTAATGGCACCCGCAATCTTGGCAGCTGGGGACCAGCAGCTGGCGTGGCAACCTTTACCAATACGCTTAACCAGTTTTGGCAGGTTCCCGGCGATCAGACAACTTACGCCCGCCTTGTTTACCCTAACGGTTCCCAAACTGATCCCTGGAATATCGGTACCGATTATTTTATAAGGGATGGCAGCTTTATCAAATTAAAGAACGTAACGCTTGGTTACGACCTGCCCGACAGGTGGCTTAAATCGTTGGGGCTTAAACGTGTTAATGTGTATGTAATGGGCGATAACCTGGCTATCTGGAAAAAGGCGAAAGATATAGCCGACCCCGAGTTAGTTGATGCTACAACCGGTTCGTCAAATGTGATCTATCCAACTGCCGCAAAGTATACACTGGGTTTAAATATCGATCTGTAA
- a CDS encoding HmuY family protein: MMKLISTYKNHYQMLLIALAVVTALSSCTKEQVKPQLQDGSSTVVADLPGDVGSTINTGFKTFYFSFSTNGKVDSTAKQSSLWDLSFGREYNSYIGINNGTNPGSYGFGGQGKGVLIAVNQAYDLVKEAPSDADFTGKGVTSVGWDPGNGSGWYFYDLKTHIAVPVKGRTFVLRTAEGKYAKLELVSMYKGAPAVVTDLNWPSPYFTFRYFVQQDGSRNLSTKN; encoded by the coding sequence ATGATGAAACTAATATCAACCTATAAAAACCATTATCAAATGCTGCTCATCGCCCTGGCTGTGGTTACCGCTCTTAGCTCATGCACAAAGGAGCAGGTAAAACCACAGCTCCAGGATGGCAGCAGCACGGTAGTTGCCGATTTGCCTGGTGATGTTGGCAGCACCATTAATACAGGCTTTAAAACTTTCTATTTCAGCTTTTCTACTAATGGTAAAGTTGATAGTACAGCCAAGCAAAGCTCCTTATGGGATCTCTCTTTTGGACGTGAATACAATTCATATATAGGGATTAACAACGGTACCAACCCGGGAAGCTACGGATTTGGCGGACAAGGAAAAGGGGTTTTAATCGCTGTTAACCAGGCTTACGATCTTGTGAAGGAAGCGCCATCTGATGCCGATTTCACCGGTAAAGGTGTAACCTCGGTTGGCTGGGATCCGGGTAACGGCTCGGGATGGTATTTCTATGATCTAAAAACACACATAGCAGTCCCTGTAAAAGGCCGAACCTTTGTATTGCGCACTGCCGAAGGTAAATACGCCAAGCTTGAACTGGTAAGTATGTATAAAGGTGCGCCCGCTGTAGTAACCGATTTAAACTGGCCATCTCCTTATTTCACGTTCCGCTACTTTGTTCAGCAGGATGGCAGCAGGAATTTATCAACCAAAAATTAA
- a CDS encoding HmuY family protein codes for MKVINIFQKRAATSILMLAVLALTFTACKKNDAVTPDPTPVAPIRDADKVPYYKLQRVENLAAQTDDQNPTTPKTEILFSLDYKKEQPASYAKTSFWDISLSGLYNSFLGGNNNTDATNSGYQGPGKGGITIVQQTFDDVTAIPATADFNTGKGLIGTDDKGSFGTGTGWYLYDFGGTVVGDGSATKVHVAYALGNPLKLADGSTLAARTIIVKTASGDYAKIKMISCYKDVFTPDQMFTDTPHMYFTFEYVIVPAGSTKFEIK; via the coding sequence ATGAAAGTCATAAATATATTTCAAAAGCGTGCTGCTACAAGTATTTTAATGCTTGCTGTGTTAGCATTAACCTTTACTGCATGCAAAAAAAATGATGCGGTAACGCCTGATCCCACACCTGTTGCCCCAATAAGGGATGCCGACAAGGTGCCTTACTACAAATTGCAGCGGGTTGAAAACCTGGCAGCACAAACCGATGATCAAAACCCTACAACGCCTAAAACAGAAATCCTATTTAGCCTTGATTATAAAAAAGAACAGCCGGCAAGCTACGCTAAAACCTCATTTTGGGATATCTCATTAAGTGGACTTTATAACAGCTTTTTAGGCGGTAACAATAATACCGATGCAACAAACTCCGGTTACCAGGGACCTGGCAAAGGGGGGATCACCATTGTGCAGCAGACCTTTGATGATGTAACTGCTATCCCTGCGACTGCTGATTTTAACACAGGTAAAGGCCTGATAGGTACAGATGACAAGGGAAGCTTCGGTACAGGCACCGGCTGGTACCTGTATGATTTTGGCGGAACAGTGGTTGGCGATGGCAGCGCTACCAAAGTACATGTAGCTTATGCACTGGGCAATCCGCTCAAGCTGGCCGACGGTAGTACCCTGGCTGCACGAACCATCATTGTTAAAACCGCTTCGGGCGATTATGCGAAGATCAAAATGATCAGTTGCTACAAGGACGTTTTTACGCCCGACCAGATGTTTACCGATACCCCGCACATGTACTTCACTTTTGAATATGTAATAGTACCTGCCGGAAGCACAAAATTTGAGATCAAATAG
- a CDS encoding RagB/SusD family nutrient uptake outer membrane protein: MKVKNQILYMTVLVLLFTSCKKFLDQTPVSTATDQTTWKTEGDANAGVAASYSLLRSAFNASIAYYSYGDLTSGEFLTAEDPSFSNVLNMRWGTAVQSSFTYDPLLKLRIYTPFYTAVAQSNRCLTYINNMPVTAFTGDNTASQTTSKNRYLGEAYFTRAFAYFIMCRVWGDVPLVLENTEETVSKQYGRTSQATVLKQAIADATKATQYLNLKDNSSTDRAVRADKGAAYALLAHIYAWMGDYDNCNTACDAVINSGSYSLMSAANFMDIYKGQSQESIFEIAQNNISESSDANTYYTLAGSTLTAPYNKRAVPAWVIDDSKVNALYTDTNDVRLKKGFLRLSSGTTSFYECIKYVNVQNVNGNANYQVSLNNIVIFRLADIELLKAEALCARSSPDYGTALSLVNKVRAARNAASITGVAGADVLQTVIDERGRELFLEGHRFYDLVRLERINHLQQFDNISPGEFAAGKYYWPLDPTLFINNSQLTQTAFWVGKVMN; this comes from the coding sequence ATGAAAGTTAAAAATCAAATATTATATATGACAGTGCTGGTGCTGTTGTTTACTTCCTGTAAAAAATTCCTTGATCAAACCCCGGTAAGCACCGCAACAGATCAAACTACCTGGAAAACAGAGGGAGATGCTAATGCCGGTGTAGCCGCAAGTTATTCGTTGCTAAGATCGGCCTTTAATGCTTCAATTGCTTATTACAGCTATGGAGACCTTACATCCGGTGAGTTTTTAACGGCCGAAGACCCATCCTTTAGCAATGTGCTTAATATGCGCTGGGGGACTGCCGTACAAAGCTCGTTTACTTATGATCCGCTTTTAAAGCTAAGGATTTACACTCCTTTCTATACCGCTGTAGCACAAAGCAACCGGTGCCTTACTTATATCAATAACATGCCTGTAACTGCGTTTACCGGCGATAATACAGCATCTCAAACAACATCGAAAAACAGGTACCTGGGCGAGGCTTATTTTACCAGGGCTTTTGCATACTTTATTATGTGCCGTGTTTGGGGGGATGTGCCGCTGGTGCTTGAAAATACTGAAGAAACGGTTTCTAAACAATACGGAAGGACATCGCAGGCTACGGTATTAAAACAAGCTATTGCCGATGCAACCAAAGCCACGCAGTATTTAAACTTAAAAGATAATTCATCAACAGACAGAGCAGTACGTGCGGATAAGGGTGCAGCCTATGCGCTGCTTGCACATATCTATGCCTGGATGGGCGATTATGACAACTGCAATACGGCTTGCGACGCGGTGATCAATTCAGGGTCATACAGTTTAATGAGTGCTGCCAATTTTATGGATATCTATAAAGGGCAGTCGCAGGAGAGTATTTTTGAAATTGCGCAGAATAATATATCTGAAAGCAGCGATGCAAACACTTATTATACACTTGCAGGCTCAACACTTACGGCTCCTTATAATAAACGTGCGGTACCTGCCTGGGTTATTGATGATAGCAAGGTTAATGCGCTTTACACCGATACTAATGACGTTCGCCTAAAAAAAGGTTTCCTGCGTTTATCAAGCGGTACAACCTCTTTTTATGAATGTATCAAATACGTTAATGTTCAAAATGTAAATGGTAATGCCAATTACCAGGTATCATTAAATAATATCGTCATTTTCAGGCTTGCCGATATTGAATTATTAAAAGCAGAAGCACTTTGCGCCAGGTCGTCTCCTGATTACGGCACTGCTTTATCATTAGTAAACAAGGTTCGTGCTGCCCGCAATGCAGCCTCCATTACGGGTGTAGCAGGTGCCGATGTTTTACAAACAGTAATTGACGAACGCGGAAGGGAATTGTTTTTGGAGGGGCACCGCTTTTATGACCTGGTGCGTCTTGAAAGGATAAATCATTTGCAGCAATTTGATAATATATCTCCCGGCGAGTTTGCTGCGGGGAAATACTACTGGCCGCTTGACCCAACATTGTTTATTAACAACTCCCAGCTTACGCAAACCGCGTTTTGGGTAGGCAAGGTAATGAATTGA
- a CDS encoding biliverdin-producing heme oxygenase encodes MLSTTIKEATKEAHQQLEKKVVQKLKAIRSNQDYADLLRHFYAYFNHLEKVIAPFITVDVLPDHAQRRNSSFLKSDIEALGGDINSLPETTVPEINNLIQALGALYVMEGSIMGGSIIVQMLAKGGITGGVSFFSGYGPATGQMWGAFISILNASAANDEEETTAAHTANDTFNHFAAVFAETRTAD; translated from the coding sequence ATGTTAAGCACAACTATTAAAGAGGCTACCAAAGAAGCCCATCAGCAATTAGAAAAAAAAGTAGTTCAGAAATTAAAAGCGATCCGCAGTAACCAGGATTATGCCGATTTACTGAGGCATTTTTATGCCTACTTCAATCACCTGGAAAAAGTAATTGCGCCTTTTATTACCGTTGATGTTTTACCGGATCATGCACAACGCAGAAATTCATCATTCCTTAAAAGCGATATAGAAGCATTGGGTGGAGATATCAACAGCCTGCCTGAAACAACAGTCCCTGAAATTAATAACCTGATCCAGGCGCTTGGCGCTTTGTACGTAATGGAAGGCTCCATTATGGGTGGAAGCATTATTGTACAGATGCTGGCCAAAGGCGGCATTACCGGGGGCGTATCGTTCTTTTCAGGTTACGGACCCGCAACCGGCCAAATGTGGGGTGCTTTTATTTCGATATTGAATGCAAGCGCCGCCAACGATGAAGAAGAAACTACTGCTGCGCATACCGCAAATGATACATTTAATCACTTCGCTGCAGTGTTTGCCGAAACAAGAACAGCCGATTAA
- a CDS encoding helix-turn-helix transcriptional regulator encodes MKIKSKIEGFDEWLFIEELPDAYSPGSQLSEKHISIKREPVKKLFYYQLSSGGLFLLHSNMQFNEHVRILSEVEGETITSQFIFYESGSTPPKLLKKGIYGNNRHNIRYIPSSKGKYEVVPDMEYSYFLMVLSKEYYFHLIDRHALIHSSFVSAIMEGKYTSLAAQDLAVTPEMKRVITDICECKKTGELKKFYTESKVLELLMLQLEQMQKQGEDENSLQIKTDDLEKLYQAKELLDKVYVNPPTIKKLSRLISLNEFKLKQGFKAYYGTTIYGYITRLRMETAKKMIIDDHKSIGEVSHAIGFKHQAHLTSAFKKYYGILPSEVKLTV; translated from the coding sequence ATGAAGATAAAGTCGAAGATTGAAGGTTTTGATGAATGGTTGTTTATTGAGGAACTGCCCGACGCTTATTCGCCCGGTTCACAGCTTTCAGAAAAACATATCTCGATAAAGCGCGAGCCTGTAAAAAAACTATTTTATTATCAGCTAAGCTCGGGTGGGTTGTTTTTGCTTCATTCCAATATGCAGTTTAATGAGCATGTACGCATCTTATCGGAAGTGGAGGGCGAAACCATTACCTCGCAATTTATATTTTACGAATCGGGTAGCACGCCTCCAAAATTATTAAAGAAAGGCATTTATGGCAATAACCGCCACAATATTCGCTACATACCCTCATCAAAAGGCAAATATGAAGTTGTGCCCGATATGGAGTATAGCTACTTTTTAATGGTGCTTTCCAAAGAGTATTATTTTCATTTGATCGACAGGCATGCCCTTATCCATTCATCATTTGTATCGGCCATTATGGAGGGTAAATACACATCACTTGCCGCACAGGACCTGGCCGTAACTCCCGAAATGAAAAGGGTGATCACCGATATCTGCGAATGCAAAAAAACAGGTGAGCTTAAAAAGTTTTACACTGAATCAAAAGTTCTTGAACTGCTGATGCTGCAGCTTGAGCAAATGCAGAAGCAAGGGGAGGACGAAAACAGTTTGCAGATAAAAACCGATGACCTTGAAAAGTTGTACCAGGCAAAGGAATTATTGGATAAAGTTTATGTTAACCCGCCAACCATAAAAAAACTCTCAAGGCTCATCAGCCTGAACGAATTTAAACTGAAGCAGGGTTTTAAAGCTTACTATGGTACAACAATTTACGGATATATCACAAGATTAAGGATGGAAACCGCCAAAAAAATGATCATCGACGATCATAAAAGTATCGGCGAGGTATCTCATGCCATCGGTTTTAAACACCAGGCGCACTTAACAAGTGCCTTCAAAAAATATTACGGCATTTTGCCCAGCGAAGTGAAATTAACGGTGTAA
- a CDS encoding S41 family peptidase — MRILKALEIIVLAAGLSACRKSAVVTPELPVSPTTGTRAQFTLDSIYLYAKQIYLWSDALPSYAAFNPRKYASDLQVLNAFNAELFDLSQLKVNPQTSLKYEEPVTPGSPKYSFLTELGSNGSLAAVGAPVLNAVLKDTVVSKNVAYVALGSFPQLNTCKDLLDAAFATLKTANPRQLVIDLRYNGGGFVETAEYVANLIAPSALNGKVMFSEQYNALLQASGATTLKNQTYYDANGNTVIYKGRTATLSDVDYTEAGNTHHFNKQSGMETVKDIYFITSAATASASELLISALKPYFNVKLVGGTTYGKPVGFFPVKIDVYNVYLSGFLIRNAQGWSEYFQGIPADVEITPEGGPVLGDPNEACLSAVLELINGTSLSTVQQQANNKTVQIASVFKSSPAGSIIKQDGMIENRLKLKK; from the coding sequence ATGCGGATATTAAAAGCTCTCGAAATTATAGTACTTGCTGCCGGTTTGTCGGCATGCAGAAAAAGTGCTGTTGTTACTCCTGAGCTTCCTGTTTCGCCAACTACAGGTACCCGCGCCCAGTTTACACTTGATTCTATTTATTTGTATGCCAAACAAATTTACCTCTGGAGTGATGCATTACCATCATATGCTGCCTTTAATCCGAGGAAATACGCATCGGATTTGCAAGTATTGAACGCGTTTAATGCCGAACTTTTTGATTTATCGCAATTAAAGGTTAACCCGCAAACCAGTCTTAAATATGAGGAGCCGGTAACCCCGGGTTCGCCAAAATATTCATTCCTTACGGAGCTGGGCAGTAACGGTTCGCTGGCTGCTGTCGGGGCTCCGGTATTGAATGCTGTGTTAAAAGATACAGTGGTTAGCAAAAATGTCGCCTATGTTGCGTTGGGCTCGTTTCCCCAATTAAATACTTGTAAGGACTTGCTTGATGCTGCGTTCGCTACGCTTAAAACCGCTAACCCCAGGCAGCTCGTAATTGACTTGAGGTACAACGGCGGCGGTTTTGTTGAAACAGCCGAGTATGTTGCCAACTTGATAGCACCATCAGCATTAAACGGAAAGGTGATGTTTTCTGAGCAATATAATGCCTTGCTACAGGCATCAGGCGCTACCACACTTAAAAATCAAACTTACTATGACGCCAACGGCAATACGGTAATTTACAAAGGTCGTACGGCTACCCTGTCCGATGTTGACTACACCGAAGCGGGAAACACGCATCATTTCAATAAGCAAAGCGGTATGGAAACGGTAAAGGATATTTATTTCATAACCTCTGCTGCTACTGCTTCGGCAAGTGAGTTGCTCATCAGCGCCCTGAAGCCTTATTTTAATGTGAAGCTTGTCGGCGGCACCACCTATGGAAAGCCCGTTGGTTTTTTCCCGGTTAAGATAGATGTGTACAATGTTTATTTATCAGGCTTCCTGATCCGTAACGCGCAGGGCTGGTCTGAATATTTTCAGGGGATCCCCGCAGATGTTGAAATAACGCCGGAAGGAGGGCCTGTGCTGGGGGACCCTAATGAAGCCTGTTTGAGCGCTGTACTGGAGTTGATTAATGGTACGTCGTTAAGCACAGTGCAACAACAGGCAAATAATAAAACGGTACAAATAGCTTCCGTATTTAAATCAAGTCCGGCTGGTAGCATAATAAAACAGGACGGAATGATCGAGAACAGATTAAAACTAAAGAAATAA